In Miscanthus floridulus cultivar M001 unplaced genomic scaffold, ASM1932011v1 os_2170_1_2, whole genome shotgun sequence, the genomic window TAGATGCTTTATTTCACCTCAAGTGAAAACCAAAGTAGTCAAGTCTACTCCTTGCATTCCAAATGTCTTTAGCTTTGACCATGTTCTAGAAAAATGCACCGACATGTAgaacatcaaattagtttcattaaatacACCATGAAATATGTCTTGATAGTTCTTAGCATTGaagatattaatatatttttctatacaCTTGGTCAAAATTAGAGAAGTTGATTTTATGTAGGATAGAAATATAACGACATTACATTTTTGGGATGGAGGTAGTACTTCAACATCCATAATGGCTCATctgcttttctttttctttcaatcCAAGTTGTCAAATGCTATTTCTGCCTCTGTTTTACTTTGTGATGCTCATAATCTGTGTTGTAATCATATGGGCAGAAATCTTCTTTACAGTATGCTGATAATCCTGATCAACAAGAGATGATTCGACCACTTGCTGGAACAATAAGGGCAACATCACCACATCTCTTGAGCACACATTCATCTGATGTGAATCTAGATGGGCCATTAGTCAATTCAAGGAAAAACCTGTCCAGATCACCACCTCTTGATGTGTTTCCTATGAATGTGTCCCCCAAGAGAGCGCTAGAGAGGCTACCACCATCTCATTCTGTATTGGGACCTGATCCCAGAAAATTGCCTGATCGAAATGGCATGTTAAGATGGGCTTTGGACGATGGTGCACAGCGGCCGACAATGAGTATGCTTGATGAAGAGTACAGGAAGCAAAGTGCAAGGGAACTTATTGATGCATATGGGAATTGTCAAGGCCGAGATGTTGATGAACGACTTCCTAAAGTGCAGTGCCTGGATCCAAATGGTATGGCTAGCAGATCTAGTGCACGAAATTGGTTAACTTCAGAGGAAGAAGAGTATTCGTGGGAGGATATGAGTCCAACTTTGACTGATCGAGTCAGAAGCAGCTTGCCATCTTTTCCTCCTGGAACTGTGAGAGATGGATTTCCTAGGGCAAATGCAGGGCTACTGGAATCTGATGTTGGGAGGCATAATTTCCCAAGCCAAGCTACTAGATCATCGGTTGATGGTTCACCATTTAATCTTGAAGATAGAATTACAACTGCAAGTGTATGTTTGTCTGATCTCTCTTTAAATAATAGTGAATCATAGCATTAGCATAACGCTTTGCGTGCCTATTATCACCTCCTGCAGTTCTATGAAATAatttttctcctttttctttaAAAGAATTATTGTCTCCAGTACACAATTTGATTGCTGCTTTCTATTCTGATATATTTGTAAAAAACATTGTTCCAAAGGGCTGGTTGCCAACTAGCCATGCGTTGTCTAGTTCAATTGGGCTGGCTAGGTGGCCCTAGACGCCCATGATGAGCTAGTTGGGCCAGATCTGCCACTAGAGTTGTGGAAGTAGTAGCTTGTGTAGGGCCAACAAGATCATGACCTTGTGTATGCAAGTTAGCCTGTGCAGATGATGCAGTACTCTGCTGCCTGCCTAGAGCCTAGTGCCCTTTAGAAAGAAGATAAAAATGTGCTATGCAAGTACTCCAAGTAACATCAGATGTACTAATATAGGCTTCAGCTGGCTGATCTAGAGATATTGTTGCCAAATTTCAAATGACATGTATCCTTTGACAATCCTTGGTTGACTGAGGACAAAATAGTAGTTAGGTAAAAGTTCTGCAAATATATTTAGAGAAACTACATTTTGTGGTATCACATTTGTATGCTGTTAGGGAAGGAACTTTAAGTTTAGTTTTTCAGCAGTTTATTCCTTTTTATTTCACAATTTGATGTAAAATAATCTATGCCTTCGGTTACTCATAGATTTTAAAGCATGTATCATGAGTAGGACTTGTGCATTATTTCCCATTAGCCTTCAGCAGTTTTTAGGCACTGTATACATTATTTAACTGTTTTCTTGTCTTATTTTTAACTGAGACCCTTTGAACATTTTTGTCCATGCACCAAATAGGATTCATATGCAGACTTGTCAACCTGGTACTGTTGTCTGTTTGAATATATGAACACCTATTGACACAGGAACACCTTTTTTTTTTCCTCCTGCAGCATGTTGACATTTCCACAAGGAGATATCCAAGAAATTTTGGTGTTCAGAATGGAGCTCTTTTGGAGTACCAGAATTCTGAACATACCCTAAATCATGGGAATATTGATACCATGTCAGCTCCACCTTGGCAGAAGCCTACTGGTCTGCCATTGCAAATACAGGCACCTCAACATCCCTCAGTACTTGATAGAATACCACAGCCTGCCAATGGTGAAATGCCCGTCAAGAGGTTGGACATTAGTGGCACATACAATGGTTTGAATGTAGATATACCCTTGGTGGAGAAGCACAGGTTATCACCTGCTCCTGCTCCGACAGAATGGCTTCCTCTTCATCATACCCAATCACAAACTTTACCGCTAATTCCACCTGATACGAAACATGTTAGAAGTGCATCGGATAGCTTAGAAATTAGTTGTTTTGTTAGCCAAGGAGCTAGTTCATCAGTATTTGTTCCTTGGCATCAGTATGATTCCTTGGATCGGAAAATGGGTACCGGTAACTTAGCTCAACCACCTTATCAGCACCAAGATTTGTTGCCATCAAGCCAACAAAATCAAGGTAGAATTTTGGGAAACCAAGCTCATCCTCATCGCCCCACACAGTTACATCCCCATCCCCATTCCCATCCTCACCATCAGGAGACTTTTAGAAGCTTTGCCTCTGTATCTCCATTCCAAGGACAAGGAGGTACTGCAACCATGACACCTGTTTCCGTTCTGCCAACTTTTTCTGTACCACCTGCTGTGCCACCCTACGGTGTGCCATCTGCACCTGGGTTTCCTATGCCACCATTACCGCCTGGACCACGACCTGTCCCACTGCAGATGGGTTCCTCATCATCACAAGTCGGTGGCCCTCAACCATTTGTCTCTGGACTGTTGAGTAACCTTATGCGTCATGGTGTAATTTCACTGGAACCACCTAGCCAATCTCAGGTATTTCTCATGTTTCGTGCGTTGTTATTATATAGTATTATTCTGTTCATATTAGTGCTGTTAATTGAAGGGAAAATTGTGATTATTTTATTATAGGATTCTGTTGGAGTTGACTTCAATGTAGACCTCAAGTTACGGAATGAGTCTGTTATCAATGCTTTGTATCAGGATCTTTCAAGGCAGTGTAAAACATGTGGCCTTCGATTTAAATGCCAAGAGGAGCATCGTGCTCACATGGACTGGCATGTTACAAAAAATAGAAATTCAAAGAACCGTAAGCAATCTTCACGTAAATATTTTGTCACCACGGGGGAATGGTTAAGAGCAGCAGAAACAGTAGGAAACGATGGAGTTCCTGCTTTTGTGCCCTCAGACTCAGTCCCAGACAGAAAGGAAGAGAAAGAAATTGCTGTTCCTGCGGATGAGGAGCAAACAGCCTGTGCATTATGTCAAGAGCCATTTGAAGATTTCTACAGTGATGAGACTGATGAGTGGATGTACAGAGGTGCAGTCTACATGAATGCGCCAGATGGTAATATTGATGGTCTGGAAAGGTCACAGTTGGGACGTATTGTCCATGCTAAATGTCGATCTGGGCCCAGCAATACTTCTTAGGGTGGGCATAGGTGGTGAGTATCTATTCATTTCCTTGTGCTATAACAAACATGTATGAACCTTAAGGTAGACATAGTAAGGTTTTTGCTGAGTTACCTCACTATAATTAGGAGATATTGTCTCCTGGCTAGTATTTAGCTGTATGCAACATGTTATGATTATATATATGTTATCTGACTAAATAAAAATGCTTGATGTGATATGCAATGTTATTGTTCATATTTATGACTGAAATGCACCGTGGGTCCCTTAACTTTTTCTGTATTTTCATTGAGTCCATGAACTCTCAAAATGATCATCTGAGTCCTTCAACTTCAGGTGGTTCATTCGAAGTGTGAATTCAGGTCCATGATTGGACCTAGAGCGAACTTAGAATGAACCACTTGAAAAGTTGGAAGGACCTAGATGACCACTTTGAAAGTTTATGTACCTAGATGGGAATGCAGGAAAAGTTTAAGAACCCATGATGCATTTTACTCTTTATTGTTTACTGTCAGTGTTCTCTATTAGATGAATATACTCCTGTCTTACATTTGGGACCCATTcttttttgtttggtttttaGTTGTGCTGAACCATTTTGCAGATCCATCATATGGATTTTCAGAATGCCCAATTATACTGGCATATATAATAAGAGGACCTTGAGTTGCTCCCTTGAATAGTCATTTACCCTCTGAAGATTCTGTAGGTTTTAAAACGGAAATGTGAACACACATGCTCGGTCAAGTAGTATGATTTTTTAATCAGTGTAACTTTGCTAATGAAAGGTAATCATGCTAACTAGTGTAATTTTATGCTAATGACAATTGTAATCATGCAAATCCACAGTTCTGCATGTATCATTTAGTGTGATCTTCTGATGATGATTTATGAAAGTCATAATTTCGTAGCGTGACTATACTTTTAATCTCTCACCTTTTGGTACCTAGAATAATTTTCCTTAAGGCTTTGGTCTAATTTGTAAAAAAGTGGTGATAATCAGGAGTTCAGGGCTATTGTAGTTCATTTTCATTCGTATACTTCACTATTTTTGCCCGTCATGGCATCGCTAATCTGTGCAGCTATTTTGGTATCTAGGATAGATTTCCTTAAGCAGGCTTTGGTCTAATTTGCAAAAGTGGCGATAATCAGGAGTTCAGGACTATTGTAGTTCCTTTTCATTTGTAGTTCACTATTTTTGCCCATCATGGCATATTGCTAATCTGCGAAGCTATTATGTCTGCCAATCAAAGATTCATACATTTAGTGGAACTAATATTGTTTGTCTCATTTTTGCCATTTCCTGACGACGATACCTTGGTGCACAgggccttttctttttttttgcgaggatttttgttttgttttttgtgcTAGCTTTTAGCATGTTTGCAAGCATTGTATGTTTTTAATCATTTGGTCAGTGTTCATGCAATTAGTAAGTCGCATAGGCACATACAAACACACAAGTTTGGTGACCTCTTGCTGATGACATCACGATTCCTGTGAGGATATttactgtttttttttctgttcaaatttcaaatggatTTGGCATGAAATTACTTGAAGTATTCGACTGAACAATCATATGTTTATTGCCTTTTTTGTCCtataatttttttttcctttggattATGAAATCCTCAATGACTGGTTATAAGTTGGAAGGTGGTAAAATTAAGATATACTTGGCCTATGTGCCATTGCATTGTGCCATGTAATTTAGTTACACGCTGTTGTATCATCTACTACCTCCATTCCTTAAAGAGGTGCATAGCCAGAATGACATTCTTTTAGGGGACAAAGTTAATAGTTGCAACAAacccttttcttctctggaaaCAAAGTGTGTTTAAAAAGCCTGCTGAGTTTTCCTGAATGTTCTATGATCCAATGAGATGGGTTCATTGGTTTACTCCTTTTGCCATGGTGGTGATTATTTTGAATGCATAATATTTGTGTTCATATCAGTCACGTTTGATGGGTTCAACTCTAATCAATTTTTGTCCCTAATTAATTGTTAATAAAGCCACGAGGAAgataagtaagcatcttgtttattaGCCTCGTGGCAACAAATCACTCAAACTTAAACTTGCCATGATCAAATGGTTAATAAATTCCCTTAGAAGTGCCTCGTTGAAAGATGTTGCTATGTTGATTGATGATTGCTAACTATTTTTATCTTTGTTGCAGGGATGACTTGATAGCTTTTTTCCATTGCGGCTGTAGACATGACCTGTAAACTACCAGAGACTCAGATTTTGGTATGGTTAGCTTCTTTTCTATGTGGCTCCCTAACAGCCAGTGCATAGAATGTTAATGTGACAATAGTGTATAGCTGTGATTTTTTTCTGTAATtcagtgatagcattagtaaTTGGCCCTACAGTCACTATTGTCATATTGTGCTTGTGCCCTGTCATTTTGTCCATAGTCGCACAGTGCTGCTTTTTCATTACAACCGTAGTGTGATCTATATGGAAGCTTCATGTTTAGGGTTTCTGCAACACAGTTGACAGCGGTATATGTAACCATGGTTTCACTGGACATGGGAAACAATATATTTCAATAGTCCGGTCTTTCTTCCTCGTTAATATCTTGTGCAGGATACATACCAGTTCTCTACTAGTTGGCTGATAGCTTTGGAAGGGATCACGCCAGATGACCAAGAGTGCTGGCCTCAATCTGTGGCTTTCCTGAAGTATTTTAAGGCACTAGATGCTGTCATTGTACCTTATTGCCAAACTTTTAAGTATTTTCCTTTGTAAGTTGAGAGCATTGTTTGTGACAATTATTCTTGGTCGCTTGTATAGTTCCATCTTGCTGATATGTTTGTACTCCGAAATGTGGATGAGAATATCTTACCAAACTTCATATTCTGGATGGTATATGCTCTGGCAAACTATTAATGAAACAATTTTTGGGATGTTGTTTTTAtccaaatttatttatttttcctgCCCCATATTGCCGTGTGAATTTGACTGGATTCGTCACAGTTCTTATCTTCATTTTTGTGATTGTTTTAGATAAGCTCGTGCGGTCGGACATGCATTTCTGATGTCATATGGCCACATGACTAGGGTCTTCATTCATTGTCGCGATCATCTTTATAATATATGAAAAAGGTTCTGTTTGGTTCAGAAATTGTACCAGGTGCAGTTTGATCCAGAAATTATAAGACTTGGCAATTAATTACTCTTTCCGTTCTACCGTAAATTATGAGATGTTTTAGCTTTTTTAATACAAAACTTTTTTACACATTAGAAATATACTGACTAGATACATGCGAAAAGAAATGTCTAGATATGTAATAAAAGCAATCTATCTGAAGAAGTCAAAACATTTTGTAATTTGAAACAATGTGTACATATACATAATAAAAGCAGTATATATGAAGAAACTAAAACATCTTGTAATTTAAAATGGAGGGGTAGAAAACAAGATTATAACAGTAACAAAGtaaatttttttttgcttcaAAGTATGTTTCATCGCATGAAGATCATTCACCTTCTAACACAAGTGATCGTAATCATGGGCCACTTACACGAAGATGCAAGAGAAGGTGAATGTGTTCCTATCTGAGTTTAACTTTGACATATTTGAGAATGTTATACTACCTAAAATTATCTTCCTGAactttttgatgatttgataaacCACATGATATTGTAGTCGAGCTGTCAAGTGTCTTACTAAAAcctttgttcttccttgtttttcTTGGACATGTGAAGAGATCCCTCTGGGATCCCTAGTTCGTGCTCTAAACTCATTAGGTCTTTGTGTGGATTAGTTTTGGATTATGGTTCTACGACCGTTCGAAGATCGAGTCAAAGTACTCAAGGATCTAGTGCCTCTGTTTCCGTCGtttggtcgcatccaacctttgtcaggtataaagctagttatccCACTGTTCGCAGTAAGTTATCTTCGATTCATCGACCATCTGTTGTGAGAATCGGGCCAACCTTAAGGAGGTTCCTTATTAGGGTGGTCTCCTTTTCTTCATTTGCACTTTCACAAAGAGTAATAACCGAAATACTTTACCAATCTTGTTAGCCCTTTATATGCATTGTCAAATATTCACTAAAATCATGAGGTTAGAACCACATGATCAACAACACAGATGTATGTGACTGTTTCTTCAAACTACTGCAGATTTGGAGCTAAAAACATGCATCTTCATTGTCATTCCTACACGTGGAGCAACAAGCATGAGGCACCAACGCTTGTTGTGAAAACCTAAAACTAGCGTCAGGGAGGCCGTGCTAGCACCATGAGAGCAACTACCGCACTGAGAGACGCCACCGTAGCATGTTCTAGGGCGCCACCGCAACCTCACTGAGATCCGGGGAAGACACAATGGGGGCCGCCACCTCCGTGCAGAGACCCTCGTTGCGCCTAGAAGGAACATTATTACACGAGATCTATAGTCCACTGCCACCACCGCGCTAAGCGTTGTGTCAGGGGCTGTAGTGCTGCCATGCTGCCTCCTCACCGGGACTGTGCCAAGCATCGGGGGACGTTGCACCAAGATCCATTGGCCACCGCTATCGAGGGTGGCATTGGGGGCCGTAACGCTGCTATGCCTCCACGCTAGGATGCACCCCAGGCCAGGTGACAGGTCGAGGTGGCGGACTAGAGAGAGATAAATAGTCTTTTTTAAAATTTATTTGTgctggctaaccgaaataaatacgaaattaaaacaaACGATCTAGCTAACACTACACCCTCCTATCTATATTttcaagcaccttacaaagatcctaatatgagcaactaaggtgccgggatAGGTAGAGCTCACCTAAATAATTCTAACttacaaggtcacacaaacctatgcaattaGTACTCAAGCAACCGGGGATCTCCTACTCATACTAGTGAGCAAAGCCTAAGCCGACTAATAGTTCTCAatagcaaggctacacaagccaaactagagagctcaacaattacttagctacacaaactaagcaatgtaactagcaaggctactcaagccaactAATTAGTCAAGAGAGCTATAATTTTGCTACACAAGAAAGCTAGCTgcacaaaagcaacaacacaagaacAATATATGAATAAGTAATATAAGCTTGTGTTGGGAGTAAACAAACCAACGAGATAAACAAGTTGACACGGAgaattttatcctgaggttcggtgGCTTGCCAACCACCTActccccattgagacaagctcaaggttgccgccggtcctcttgttAGTGGTATCCCTCAAGTCACACTCGCACGCAGAGTGCTCACCACGAGCTCTAGCACTCGACTTGGCCAGACCACTTGACGCTCTTCACGcctcgctcaactagagttgctcttcgtgtctccttcggggcgagcacaatacccctcacaaatccttgCTCCGGAGCCATGCACAATCACCAAGCGTGCATTGACAGAGATCACAacctccaagccgtctaggtgatgacagtcaccaagagtaacaagaaatcccccAATCACAAAGATTTGCTAGTGCCACCAAATGCAACtctcaaatgcacacactagaCTCTCAATCCCTCACTCAAATTAGCATCAAGcttgagagggagaggaaggggaggaggtgGATATTCAATCTCTCATCCACACCCACAAACGACACTCAATCACCACTATGATTTTGCACAAagcatgggagggagagagaggggatgaACCCTAACTTCCAATTGCAACAGTGGGGAATGGAGGGTGAGGAAGAAGGAGGGGAGCCACAGCCTTATCCCCTCACACATAGGGTCCCTCAGCAAGCATTACCTACACTAGAATTTCTTGTCAACGCAACCTAGAAATTCCAGTGCGGGATTAGCCAAACTCCCCAACGGCTCTTTCAGA contains:
- the LOC136534674 gene encoding polyadenylation and cleavage factor homolog 4-like isoform X2, with translation MAGAAASPAGGHVVERFRSRLREEAGGGEPGAAAVVRVYAEALRELTFNCKPVITELTIIAGQHAALAARGIADAVCARVAEAHQSAARDTMQTTDVQEDRINGLTSNSLRGRPSMFQKSSLQYADNPDQQEMIRPLAGTIRATSPHLLSTHSSDVNLDGPLVNSRKNLSRSPPLDVFPMNVSPKRALERLPPSHSVLGPDPRKLPDRNGMLRWALDDGAQRPTMSMLDEEYRKQSARELIDAYGNCQGRDVDERLPKVQCLDPNGMASRSSARNWLTSEEEEYSWEDMSPTLTDRVRSSLPSFPPGTVRDGFPRANAGLLESDVGRHNFPSQATRSSVDGSPFNLEDRITTASHVDISTRRYPRNFGVQNGALLEYQNSEHTLNHGNIDTMSAPPWQKPTGLPLQIQAPQHPSVLDRIPQPANGEMPVKRLDISGTYNGLNVDIPLVEKHRLSPAPAPTEWLPLHHTQSQTLPLIPPDTKHVRSASDSLEISCFVSQGASSSVFVPWHQYDSLDRKMGTGNLAQPPYQHQDLLPSSQQNQGRILGNQAHPHRPTQLHPHPHSHPHHQETFRSFASVSPFQGQGGTATMTPVSVLPTFSVPPAVPPYGVPSAPGFPMPPLPPGPRPVPLQMGSSSSQVGGPQPFVSGLLSNLMRHGVISLEPPSQSQDSVGVDFNVDLKLRNESVINALYQDLSRQCKTCGLRFKCQEEHRAHMDWHVTKNRNSKNRKQSSRKYFVTTGEWLRAAETVGNDGVPAFVPSDSVPDRKEEKEIAVPADEEQTACALCQEPFEDFYSDETDEWMYRGAVYMNAPDGNIDGLERSQLGRIVHAKCRSGPSNTS
- the LOC136534674 gene encoding polyadenylation and cleavage factor homolog 4-like isoform X1 gives rise to the protein MAGAAASPAGGHVVERFRSRLREEAGGGEPGAAAVVRVYAEALRELTFNCKPVITELTIIAGQHAALAARGIADAVCARVAEVPPDQILPSLYLLDSIVKNIGGEYVEHFATRLHSVFVDAYYRVHPNQYTSMRRLFRTWWPVFPSSVLRSIEDDLQFSPSENNRPTTSTNLHQTESLSPRPSHGIHVNPKYLEAQHKFKQANVAHQSAARDTMQTTDVQEDRINGLTSNSLRGRPSMFQKSSLQYADNPDQQEMIRPLAGTIRATSPHLLSTHSSDVNLDGPLVNSRKNLSRSPPLDVFPMNVSPKRALERLPPSHSVLGPDPRKLPDRNGMLRWALDDGAQRPTMSMLDEEYRKQSARELIDAYGNCQGRDVDERLPKVQCLDPNGMASRSSARNWLTSEEEEYSWEDMSPTLTDRVRSSLPSFPPGTVRDGFPRANAGLLESDVGRHNFPSQATRSSVDGSPFNLEDRITTASHVDISTRRYPRNFGVQNGALLEYQNSEHTLNHGNIDTMSAPPWQKPTGLPLQIQAPQHPSVLDRIPQPANGEMPVKRLDISGTYNGLNVDIPLVEKHRLSPAPAPTEWLPLHHTQSQTLPLIPPDTKHVRSASDSLEISCFVSQGASSSVFVPWHQYDSLDRKMGTGNLAQPPYQHQDLLPSSQQNQGRILGNQAHPHRPTQLHPHPHSHPHHQETFRSFASVSPFQGQGGTATMTPVSVLPTFSVPPAVPPYGVPSAPGFPMPPLPPGPRPVPLQMGSSSSQVGGPQPFVSGLLSNLMRHGVISLEPPSQSQDSVGVDFNVDLKLRNESVINALYQDLSRQCKTCGLRFKCQEEHRAHMDWHVTKNRNSKNRKQSSRKYFVTTGEWLRAAETVGNDGVPAFVPSDSVPDRKEEKEIAVPADEEQTACALCQEPFEDFYSDETDEWMYRGAVYMNAPDGNIDGLERSQLGRIVHAKCRSGPSNTS